Proteins from a genomic interval of Schistocerca serialis cubense isolate TAMUIC-IGC-003099 chromosome 11, iqSchSeri2.2, whole genome shotgun sequence:
- the LOC126427174 gene encoding immunoglobulin domain-containing protein oig-4-like — MRVTGAAVLLLLVALAPSPGAEGRRMRTRGRTKSRAQIGLPVTGQYRDAETDKYYNNNNGAKIVNWSHFDYEYTLGQKIVFMCVAKGNPRPAITWFKDGTELYAHTYLHVHEWAIGKDQIKSKLEIDPATQMDAGVYECSADNMYSIDRRSFKTDFSIAFD, encoded by the exons ATGCGAGTGACAGGCGCggccgtgctgctgctgctggtggctcTGGCGCCGTCCCCGGGGGCGGAGGGGCGGCGGATGCGCACGCGGGGGCGGACCAAGTCCCGCGCGCAGATCGGCCTCCCGGTCACCGGCCAGTACCGCGACGCCGAGACCGACAagtactacaacaacaacaac GGCGCCAAGATCGTCAACTGGTCGCACTTTGACTATGAGTACACACTGGGCCAGAAGATCGTCTTCATGTGCGTCGCCAAGGGCAACCCCAGACCCGCCATCACGTGGTTCAAGGACGGGACAGAGTTGTACGCGCACACCTACCTGCAT GTTCACGAGTGGGCAATCGGCAAGGACCAGATAAAGTCGAAACTGGAGATCGATCCCGCAACGCAGATGGACGCGGGCGTGTACGAGTGTTCAGCCGACAACATGTACTCCATAGACCGGCGGAGCTTCAAGACCGACTTCAGCATCGCCTTCGACTAG